In the genome of Candida dubliniensis CD36 chromosome 3, complete sequence, the window GAGCACCATCCGAGACCAGTGCCTCAGTCGAATTTGTATAACGTGTGGAACTCATTCTGGAACTCATTCTGGAACTCATTCTGGATGGAGACACATATTTTGTTGAGAACGTGGATGGAACCGAGTCGCTGCTTTCTTCACTTGAAATTGTACCAATAGTGGATTCACGTGACTCACTTGATTCTTCTGAACTTGGCATTATCAGAATACTGGATCTCTCTTTAGTTGACGATACAGTAGCACTCATACTAGATTCGCTGCCACTAGTAGAAACCTCTTCTGACGTAGTGTAGAAATCAGAAATATCACTCACAGCAGTAACCAGCACCCTTGATTCACTAGTTTCATCTCCAGCAATGGATGACAGAGCACCATCCGAGACCAGTGCCTCAGTCGAATTTGTATAACGTGTGGAACTCATTCTGGAACTCATTCTGGATGGAGACACATATTTTGTTGAGAACGTGGATGGAACCGAGTCGCTGCTTTCTTCACTTGAAAATGTACCAATAGTGGATTCACGTGACTCACTTGATTCTTCTGAACTTGGCATTATCAGAATACTGGATCTCTCTTTAGTTGACGATACAGTAGCACTCATACTAGATTCACTGTCACTAGTAGAAACCTCTTCTGCCGTAGTGTAGAAATCAGAAATATCACTCACAGCAGTAACCAGCACCCTTGATTCACTAGTTTCATCTCCAGCAATGGATGACAGAGCACCATCCGAGACCAGTGCCTCAGTCGAATTTGTATAACGTGTGGAACTCATTCTGGAACTCATTCTGGAACTCATTCTGGATGGAGACACATATTTTGTTGAGAACGTGGATGGAACCGAGTCGCTGCTTTCTTCACTTGAAAATGTACCAATAGTGGATTCACGTGACTCACTTGATTCTTCTGAACTTGGCATTATCAGAATACTGGATCTCTCTTTAGTTGACGATACAGTAGCACTCATACTAGTTTCACTGTCACTAGTAGAAACCTCTTCTGACATTGAAACATCACTCACAGTAGCAGGCGGTTCGATGGTAACCAGACTGAAAGCCGCAAGAGTTGAAGACCAAGGATAGTATGATGATTCCTTATCTGAGGAATATATTGGTATTATAGTATTCTGCGTATTgctaaaaaaattggaatcGGACTCAAACTCGGTTCTTGTGACAGTAGGGTTGTGTGGTTCTTTAGCAATGACCGAGTCAGTTCCCTCTGGACTGTTTATGATGGTAGTGGTAGGAGCATATGATTCTGACCAAAATTCAGTTGTAGTCACAGTAGGGTTGTGTGGTTCTCTGATAATCACACTGTCAGTTCCGTCTGGACTGTTTATGAgggtagtggtagtagcaTACGATTCTGTCCAAAACTCGGTGGTAGTCACAGTAGGGTTGTGTGGTTCTTTGATAATCACACTGTCAGTTCCCTCTGGACTGTTTATGAGGGTCTCTGTAGTAGCATATGATTCTGACCAAAATTCAGTTGTAGTCACAGTTGGGTTGTGTGGTTCTTTAACAATAACCGAGTCAGTTCCCTCTGGACTGTTTATgatggtagtggtagtagcaTATGATTCTGACCAAAATTCAGTTGTAGTCACAGTAGGGTTGTGTGGTTCTTTAACAATAACCGAGTCTGTGCCCTCTGGACTGTTTATgatggtagtggtagtagcaTACGATTCTGACCAAAATTCAGTTGTAGTCACAGTTGGGTTGTGTGGTTCTCTGATAATCACACTGTCTGTGCCTTCTGGGTTGTTCATGAGGGTCTCTGTAGTAGCATATGATTCTGACCAAAATTCAGTTGTAGTCACAGTTGGGTTGTGTGGTTCTTTGATAATCACACTGTCTGTGCCTTCTGGGTTGTTCATGAGGGTCTCTGTAGTAGCATATGATTCTGTCCAAAATTCAGTTGTAGTCACAGTTGGGTTGTGTGGTTCTTTAACAATAACCGAGTCAGTTCCCTCTGGACTGTTTGTgatggtagtggtagtagcaTACGATTCTGACCAAAACTCGGTTCTTGTGACAGTAGGGTTGTGTGGTTCTCTGATAATCACACTGTCTGTGCCCTCTGGACTGTTTATGATGGTCTCTGTAGTAGCATATGATTCTGACCAAAACTCGGTTCTTGTGACAGTAGGGTTGTGTGGTTCTCTGATAATCACACTGTCTGTGCCCTCTGGACTGTTTATgatggtagtggtagtagcaTATGATTCTGACCAAAACTCGGTGGTAGTCACAGTAGGGTTGTGTGGTTCTTTAACAATAACCGAGTCTGTGCCCTCTGGACTGTTTATgatggtagtggtagtagcaTATGATTCTGACCAAAATTCAGTTGTAGTCACAGTTGGGTTGTGTGGTTCTTTAACAATAACCGAGTCAGTTCCCTCTGGACTGTTTATgatggtagtggtagtagcaTATGATTCTGACCAAAACTCGGTGGTAGTCACAGTAGGGTTGTGTGGTTCTTTAACAATAACCGAGTCTGTGCCCTCTGGACTGTTTATgatggtagtggtagtagcaTACGATTCTGACCAAAATTCAGTTGTAGTCACAGTTGGGTTGTGTGGTTCTTTAACAATAACCGAGTCAGTTCCCTCTGGACTGTTTATgatggtagtggtagtagcaTATGATTCTGACCAAAACTCGGTGGTAGTCACAGTAGGGTTGTGTGGTTCTTTAACAATAACCGAGTCTGTGCCCTCTGGACTGTTTATgatggtagtggtagtagcaTACGATTCTGACCAAAATTCAGTTGTAGTCACAGTTGGGTTGTGTGGTTCTTTAACAATAACCGAGTCAGTTCCCTCTGGGTTGTTTGTGATGGTAGTGGTAGCAGCATACGATTCTGACCAAAATTCAGTTGTAGTCACAGTTGGGTTGTGTGGTTCTTTGATAATCACACTATCAGTTCGGAGAGGCGCTTGTGAATATATCTCCGTAGTTAGGTAATTGTTTGACCAAAATTCAGTTGTAGTCACAGTAGGGTTGGGATATGGAATTTGTACAAGAACAGTATCTACCAAGTTGGTATCATCGGAGTAAGTGGTTGTTCCTATTGTTGATTCTAGCCAATATGTACTTATTGTAGTCACTGTGTGTTGTGGAACATCAATAAATACAGTGGCGGTGTCACCAATGATAGCTCTCTTTGTATAATATCTAGTATAAAAACCATGATGAGAAGTTGTAACCGTAGTGGTGGGTATTGGCTCTAACACTAGAACGGTTTTGGTCTTCTGCACTAGGGAAATGAAGGGTAATGTGATTGTTTCCGTAATGGAATCAAGATATGTAGATGTAGTCCGAACCAAATCCGCTCCGTTAACTAAAGCTTTGTCATATAGAATAGACTGAGAAAAGAAACTTGTGAAAGGTAAGGATGTGAAAAGGCCATTAACACAAGTAAACTCATTTGTATACTGTACGTAAAAAggttttgttgttggtatttGAACGATCGCGTCCACAAAAGGTCGGTAACCTGCAGGAATTTCTTGAAACTCAATATAAAGAGCACGTGATGTGCAACTTCTAGTATGATCGAAGGGAACAGAAGATACGGGCATACTCCaatcatttatttcattGGTTATACCCACATGTATAGAAGAACagtcaatttcaaaatcatcatcagcaaATGAAAAACCTAATTTACCCAGCTGATAACCCGTGAGACATGGAGTGGACATGACAAGATTAGTCATTTTATCAAGTGACGCAAAAAGTCTTTGACCCACAACGAGACCATAAGCAAGATCTCTTCGAGGAGCAAAATATGCAGTTGTAGAAAGTTGATTATCACCATCAAAAAATGTTACACTATTGTACCCACCTGAAAAGCATTTCGAGTCCTTTAGCGTAGATTCGGAACCCGAACCTCCAACATTGAATACAATCGGCAAGATAATGTCTCCAAAAACATTGGTATTCTCAGTCAACTCATTGGTCACTGTACACTTCAAACTGGAAAAAGTTTTGGAATCTTCACCTGCATCAAAGTTACATGTGGCATATGGAATAGAATTGGAAGTTAACTGTACCGATGATTGATACGTCATGAATTTATACACACAGGGCATGACTAATGTAAAAGTATCATCTGGACTGGCCATAGTACCATCCAAAACCCATTCCATTTGAGCATTAGCAGTAAGAGTAGGAATTTCTTCGTAACGGGCTCTGTATGTAAATGACCatattaatgaatcaaatttagtAAAGACTCCAGTAATTTCTTTAGATATGACCGTTGTGATCAAAGCCAACAAATATGGAAGATATAATTTGTTCATAGAAACTGGgcttttgaaaattataaattgttaaattgataaaaagatttattttcaaagcTGAAAAGTATAGTACTAGACTGATaacctttttcttttgtttcatttaaaGAACCATTTGACATATTTATGTCTTCCCAAAATCCAGAATCTTTGAAGCGGTATACTATGAAAAgatttctctttttttcttttctttttctttttctttttttcactGACCTCAAACCTAACAAAGAAAGACTGGAACAATGTACTATCTTTTGAAAAGAACTTCTTTTTAACGTATATAAGCTccttttttcaaaagttcgaatgttgttggttgaaaaaaaaaaaaagaatggcAAACTAGATTGTTAATATTGTTCTGTGACTTTGTGGCTGGtcagatttttttttgcagtaaaaaaagaaagtgaGTATCTTTCgcaaacaacaattgtgTCACTTTTGagaatcaattttgtttcattatGTTTTAAAAAGACTTATAATCTGTTAGCTTTTATTACAATATACATCAGAGACATTGGAGAAACTATTGACTATATGTCCTTGCAGCCTTTACAAGTATTCGCTTAGATGTCAGTtacaaaaaatataatgcAGTATGCATGTCAACTAGGAAATGTCATGAGAAGAGTCGGAAAAAAGGGAGTGGTGAAGAATATACTTTGTGTTCTTTAGAGctagaagaaagaaaatgaaaaaaaaaaaagaaataaaaaaaaagcacaATAAAGAACAGACAATAACAACTTCAATAATGCTTGTATAGTCGTAAAAGAGATGAGATATATAATGTGAAGAACGAAAAGTTACAATCACAAACTAGTTTTCTTGTATTATGGGATGAGAGAAGAATTTGTAGACtagcttttttttggggTTTTACAGTTTTACGTAACTAtttctcaaaaaaaaaaaaaaaaaaaacttttaCAATTCACTATTATGaggatatatatatctgaAAATATTTGTAGGTATTAAGAATTCTATTTGATGGAAATATTGACTTTGTTTATTGTCAAGTAAAAATTAACAGTCATGCGCATGCACTATGTTTTAACTTGATCGTTAAATggatttaaattttgataataattcttttgcTATGCATCCTTTCTTAAATGGGCTTAATTATTGGCTAATTTCTGCACAGCTGTTGGTTTTGTGTCTACCTAGttttttattggattattCGGAAAAAGAGGCCATTAGGACTACTATGATGATAATGTGTTAATGAATACATAATGTTTTCTCTCCATTTAGTTTATAAACAGATTTAATCTATTTAATATCAAGATTATTAAACAATGGTTAACAAATAGAAACTCTTTGAAAGATAATGAATTGTTCCTAACTCATATTCAAACAGAGTCATCCGAATTTTCTTATCAACAGAAGAAATACAACTTCATCCAAATTATGTAGACTATTGTTGAgtcaatatcaattagaagaagttgtctcaaatgattttaaaattcttttcttgtctAGTTTTGGACgaataaagaagaaacttTAATTTACATCTAATATTAGTTAGTATTCCAACGTAGTAATAATTGTAGTACCAACAATGTTATGGTATAATGATGTTGTTTCAGGAGAATACCttgattaaatttttcaacgaTTTTATCTTAGTAGaacaaaaatcaaagtagtaaaaaaaaaaaaaaaagaaattactGAAGCTTCTTCACCacacaaataataaatagtATTCGTAAATTCTTTTGTGGACCGGACATACCGCATACATATATGCAATTTTCTCGTATACATTCCTTTTTATTTCTATACTTTTAAACTTAATTGCAGTTTAAGAAGAGCAAATATTtcataattaaattattgcAAGCCTATATAGGGTTTACTTTATGTAAATAGTATATAAAAGAGTTTACAGCATATACTAAGGAAAGAGAGGgtgtgaaaaaaaaagtaagaCAAGGTTCGTATTACTAaatctgtttttttttttttgcactCCTTTCCAAACCAATAAATGTCACCCCATTTTAAAAGTAGTGcatttttataaaaaaaaccgaaaacaaaaaaacaactttTTAGTTAGtcgttcttttttttggggggcCTCCTATTCTCTTTCCAGTATTTATGTATTATCAAACCATCTGAAGAACTAACTATATACAGAATTATTCTTTTGGTACATTTTTGCATCATCTTTAAAGAGGTATTCTTAGATGGTTAAACTTCTTAAGTTCGGGATCACTTCAATTTAAGTATTCTAAGGTATAACTACACGACATTTACCCCCAAAAATAACTATTGAAATGGTTTCTATATGTTGAATTTGACTTAATCTCCATTTCTTGATATTAGTAAATTTGCTTAATTATAACAACTCAAGAGAGCAATGaagatataaataattgagGTTTCCTCGCGACAAAGGTGGTATTTGAACTCTAGCAGTCCAACTCATTTTGTACTTATGAATAAAGcattttaataaatcaatagaAAAGAGTCAAAAACCAAGGAATGATAACATGAGTGgttttttgttgttaattCGTACAAATTTTGGTTAGTACAAATCATAGTACTTTACGTTTTCGAGATTGAATCGACTTTAAAATACATTTTCTGGATATTTCTTTAAGAAATGTAATGATATTGTTACCAAAAAGCAACCAAACGTGTAGATTGAATAAATGTGAATATAACCGTTTTTTCACAGATCAATTTCTAACTCTTGTGTTTACCCCCTACACCAAAAGTTCTTAGAGAACTTGAATTGGATTTTACAAAATTATGTACAATTGTCCACCCTtcgaaatttttttttgtgttgttgttttttacTTAGTTTcgtattattaattatagGATTTTGTTCATCAATACTCCCAAAAgttataatattaaattactagaaaattattcaatcgaatttgataatgcgttcttcttctctttcATGCATATACgtaattcttttaattatGTGTAATTGTCTATCTACTTTGTGTTTTGTGGTACTGATCTATTGCACAAAATCACACTGTATACAAACACAAAAATTAACCAAAGGGCATTTTTTTGCAGAAGTTTTGTAATTGGTTGAAGAAAATGTGAAATTTGCGTGCATATTAACAAGATGATTTctcaaaaagaaaggaaagaCATATACCTGTTTCTGATTCTGACGTACTATAGCAGTGCTTTTAAGTTTACTAGCAAATACGAActtatattataaatacaATCGATAATGTCTAGATAAGAAACCATCAATAGATTTTTGGTGGTCAGTCTCTAAAGAGCATTTTCACACATATATACAATCCAACCTCCTTTTTTTCTAGCACACTTCCAGTTTTTATCCCTAATAGGAATTAATCATAATACATCAATAGCGTATGGTAGTAAGTTGGcttttcattaattaattggcTCAACCTAACACTTTaatttaacaataacaataataacgGTATTCACAATAACTATATTAAGGCATTCAGCCTGTGTATAATATAGCCATATTAGGTTTTCACACTAACCAAGAATTAGCATGGGCTATATTTCCAACAGTGGCTATTCGAAATACTCACTCTAATGAATCATGATTAAATGtataattaatgaatcTAAGTGCCCGTATGAAAGAAAATaggtttctttttgaaCAGTAATATCCCTTTAATGGAGATACAAAACCATTTGTCTTGGTTAACACATGACCAATGCTTACCACAAAACTTTTATAACTTTTTGAATCAGTTTGAGCGGCTATTAATTACCGACCAAGTAAACAAAGTATTGAAAAGTGTCTCTCCTGGTGCTTCTTTCAGGCCTTGTACATAATTACACGACCTAATTTCatacaattaataaatcaaattgtaaACAGattaatatattgatttaaatgaaCTAAATAAACATTTCGTTTTCCCATGATAAACTTAAAGGTGGGTTAGATGGATGTCtcataaaaataaagataGTTGCGGTATTATAAAAATTAGAAagttgttcttgtttttaaagaattttcAACAGAAAAATTACCGcaaaattataaaactGGTGATTCCAATAAGTATcaccaattgaaaaaacaGAATACATACAACATAATATCTTTTATacttttaaataaataaatcataaAAATCCATGTAGCAGAAGAAGATTATactaaatttgaatatatataaggAAGATCACAAGCTATTAATTGTGTTTATATATTTCTAGAAGTTGAAAATATCGTAAAATCTGCtagttgaaaaaatttgctCAAACGATCCAACATTAGCAATATAGTATTCAGGAACCAAGTAATCACGAGATAGTAAtgattttggtttaaaATTCATTTACTCGATTTGAAACTATAACTTTACCAAGGTCACGTGATTTTGACGTGTTAAGAGAGTGTATAACAGTTTTGCGCCAAAAAGataagttttttttttctttttgccAACACACTACAGGATTTTTctccaccaaaaaaaaaaaaagaagtcAAGTTATACATAGAGCTAGAGAACATAAATACACCAGAaataaacaagaacaacTAATAAAGCTTTAAGTTGCCAAATATAACTAACTTTCATGTTAGGATGATCGGAGAAGTGAATTGTTGCAAACAGtcttttccaaaaattTGCGActcaaaccaaaaaaaaaaaaaaaaaaacgtgGGGACATTTGAACAAGAATTATAATCGAGTTCACCTTCAATGGACGCGTTAATAAACACTTGCTTAACAAATCAAAAGCCTATAACACATAgatctctctctctctctctttttttttttttctctctcaaCATCAGAATCATagaataatatttatttgttaGAACAGAAATGCAAAACCAAAATGGGTAACAGGTAATTTCAACACatataaaaatgataataaaatgaaCTTTGAATTCACAGACAATTATTcgatttcaaaaaaaaaaaaaaagtcgtGTAAAAATGTCAGATATCTCTATCAAAACTCGGGCtgcataaaaaaaaaaaaaatcaatccATAATAAAGCACAACAAATGTTTTgagcatttttttttttcttcttttttttttttttcaaataatttttataGAATAacatcaaacaaaaaaaaaacaaccaacTTTGAACTTATTTTACATCactccttttttttttattcaaacaTATTAACTACTCTAAGTCCTCTTCTCCACCTTATCACAagtatcaattaatttagcACGTTGAATTTGCtatttaaaacaatattaGATAATTGCTATCAATTTGCAACCACACATTATATACATAACTATATcatattattctttttttcctcctcctcctcctgGGCATAAAGAAACCAAGCAACATATTTAAGTCtaatagatttttttttcttgacaAAAATgacaaccaccaccaccaccaccacgaCCAACGGTCAATCATATCTGGATGAGAGTTTGgaagaaagaaggaaaCGGTTTCTATTAGAAGTAGATGCAAAACACGAACGGGCACACGACAAGGATGATGCAACCAAACGATTTCAGTATTTATTGGGTTTAAGTGCATTATTTagaaaatttatcaatctAAACGCTTCTAAAGACCcagaatttaaaaaaagaattagagAAATAGACAACAAAACTTCATTCAAGGAATCAAGTAAGAAGGCCAAAAATTCAAGACGAAGAAAAACtgaaaaggaagaagatGCAGAATTGTTACAGGATGAAGAACATCAAGACGATGAAGATCATCAACATACAGTATTAACAGAATCTCCATCGTATATTAAAGAAGGAAAACTAAGAGAATACCAAATACAGGGGTTGAATTGGTTAATATCGTTGTATGAAAACAGATTAAGTGGAATATTAGCTGATGAGATGGGATTAGGGAAAACTTTGCAAACCATCTCCTTTTTAGGTTACTTGAGATATATCAAACATATCGATGGACCTTTCATTGTTATAGTTCCCAAATCAACCTTAGATAATTGGAGAAGAGAGTTTGCAAAATGGACTCCTGATGTTAACGTGGTAGTATTACAAGGTGATAAAGAACAAAGAGCCAATATAATTAAGGACCAATTGTATACAGCAAAATTTGATGTTTTAATCACTTCTTTTGAGATGATTCTTCGCGAAAAAAGTGCTCTTCAAAAGTTTAGATGGGAGTACATCGTTGTTGATGAAGCTCATAGAATCAAAAATGAAGACAGTTCactttcaaaaataattagATTATTTTATTCTAGAAATAGATTACTTATTACTGGTACCCCATTACAAAATAATTTGCATGAGCTTTGGGCGTTATTAAATTTTCTCCTACCGGATGTATTTGGTGATTCCGatcaatttgatgaagCATTTGACAATCAGAATACCGAAGAACTAGATGAAGAGCAAAAGCAGAAAAAACAGGATAAAGCAGTTCAGGAATTGCACCAGCTTCTAAGCCCCTTTTTACTTCGAAGAGTAAAGGCAGACGTGGAAAAGTCGTTATTACCgaaaattgaaactaaTGTTTACATTGGTATGACAGATATGCAAGTAGAATGGTACAAGAGATTGTTAGAGAAAGATATTGATGCGGTTAATGGTGTTGTTGGAAAACGCGAAGGCAAGACACGACTTTTGAACATTGTGATGCAATTGCGTAAATGTTGTAACCATCCTTATCTATTTGATGGTGCTGAGCCGGGGCCACCATATACTACAGATGAGCATTTGGTTTACAATTCCGGtaaaatgataattttggATAAAATGCttaaaaaattcaaagCAGAAGGCAGCAGAGTGCTAATTTTCTCACAAATGTCACGTGTGCTCGATATTCTTGAggattattgttattttcgAGAATATGAATATTGCCGAATTGATGGATCAACTTCACACGAAGATCGAATTGAAGctattgatgaatataATGCACCAAATTCAgacaaatttattttcctTTTAACAACACGTGCTGGTGGGTTGGGCATTAATTTAACAAGTGCTGATATTGTAATTTTATACGATTCAGATTGGAACCCTCAAGCGGACTTACAAGCTATGGATCGAGCACATAGAATtggtcaaaaaaaacaagtcAAAGTTTTCCGATTTGTTACTGAAAAAGCCATTGAAGAGAAAGTTCTAGAAAGAGCAGCACAAAAATTGAGATTAGATCAGTTAGTCATCCAACAAGGCCGACAAATGAACTCAAATAACAATGTTGGAAACTCGAAGgatgatttgattggtATGATTCAACACGGAGCCAAAGaagtttttgaaaactcCAAGGGCACAATGttggatgatgatgttgagGAAATTTTGAAACGAGGAGCAGAAAAAACAGCAGAACtcaacaataaattcaataaactTGGTCTTGATGATGTGCAAAATTTTACTTCTGATGCTTCTGCATATGAGTGGAACGGTCATGATTTCACGAAAAAGGGAAATAATGCTAGTTTAGGCTTGAATTGGATCAATCCATCCAAGAGAGTAAGAAAAGAGTTAACATATTCCGTCGATAATTATTACAAAGATGTATTGAAGCAACCTGTcgtggtcaaagaaaaagttgcTAAGCAACCAGTTGTGAAACCCAAGGCTCCAAAGTCGTATAATGTACAGgatcatcaattttttgcTGATGAATTAGTAACCCTACTTGAAAGAGAACAGTTGGCATTTAAAAAGgaaatcaattatcaatattctGTAGATGATTTTGGAGATAGTGATGAAGAATTCCTTGAACAAGATGATGAGGACGACATGACACGTGACGAGAAGCGTAAAATTGCCCAAGAAAAGATTAATAATGCAGTTGCTTTAAATGAAGAGGAAATTGCTACAAGGGATAAGTTACTTGAAGAGAGTTTCCATAATTGGTCAAGAAGAGATTTTACCAATTTTATACATGCAACAG includes:
- a CDS encoding ISWI chromatin-remodeling complex ATPase, putative (Similar to S. cerevisiae ISW2;~In S. cerevisiae: member of the imitation-switch (ISWI) class of ATP-dependent chromatin remodeling complexes; ATPase component that, with Itc1p, forms a complex required for repression of a-specific genes, INO1, and early meiotic genes during mitotic growth) gives rise to the protein MTTTTTTTTTNGQSYSDESLEERRKRFLLEVDAKHERAHDKDDATKRFQYLLGLSALFRKFINLNASKDPEFKKRIREIDNKTSFKESSKKAKNSRRRKTEKEEDAELLQDEEHQDDEDHQHTVLTESPSYIKEGKLREYQIQGLNWLISLYENRLSGILADEMGLGKTLQTISFLGYLRYIKHIDGPFIVIVPKSTLDNWRREFAKWTPDVNVVVLQGDKEQRANIIKDQLYTAKFDVLITSFEMILREKSALQKFRWEYIVVDEAHRIKNEDSSLSKIIRLFYSRNRLLITGTPLQNNLHELWALLNFLLPDVFGDSDQFDEAFDNQNTEELDEEQKQKKQDKAVQELHQLLSPFLLRRVKADVEKSLLPKIETNVYIGMTDMQVEWYKRLLEKDIDAVNGVVGKREGKTRLLNIVMQLRKCCNHPYLFDGAEPGPPYTTDEHLVYNSGKMIILDKMLKKFKAEGSRVLIFSQMSRVLDILEDYCYFREYEYCRIDGSTSHEDRIEAIDEYNAPNSDKFIFLLTTRAGGLGINLTSADIVILYDSDWNPQADLQAMDRAHRIGQKKQVKVFRFVTEKAIEEKVLERAAQKLRLDQLVIQQGRQMNSNNNVGNSKDDLIGMIQHGAKEVFENSKGTMLDDDVEEILKRGAEKTAELNNKFNKLGLDDVQNFTSDASAYEWNGHDFTKKGNNASLGLNWINPSKRVRKELTYSVDNYYKDVLKQPVVVKEKVAKQPVVKPKAPKSYNVQDHQFFADELVTLLEREQLAFKKEINYQYSVDDFGDSDEEFLEQDDEDDMTRDEKRKIAQEKINNAVALNEEEIATRDKLLEESFHNWSRRDFTNFIHATAKYGRNEYKKIAKALGNKKRAEIERYSKTFWQNYQKIEGYEKYLSQIEAVEKKRDKLINQQKLLAKKIESLEDPLEDLKILYPPNNSKRVYSKTEDKFLLYCVHKYGLSTENLYDKIKDDILASDIFKFDWYIRSRTPQEIGRRISTLLLAISREMEGPLHGKKRKTMGESNSSSRFGSVEPSSVNGEKHSPEVIDNEQTVKKMKL